Proteins encoded in a region of the Pseudomonas sp. PDNC002 genome:
- the ffh gene encoding signal recognition particle protein, whose product MFENLTDRLSQTLRHVTGKAKLTEDNIKDTLREVRMALLEADVALPVVKDFVAKIKDRAVGTEVSKSLTPGQAFVKIVQAELVELMGAANEDLDLNAAPPAVILMAGLQGAGKTTTAGKLARFLKERKKKSVLVVSADVYRPAAIKQLETLASDIGVTFFPSDTSQKPVAIAEAAIREAKLKFIDVVIVDTAGRLHIDADMMDEIKQVHAAIKPVETLFVVDAMTGQDAANTAKAFNDALPLTGVVLTKVDGDARGGAALSVRAITGKPIKFLGMGEKSEALDPFHPDRVASRILGMGDVLSLIEQAEQSMDREKAEKLAKKIKKGKGFDLEDFRDQLQQMKNMGGLGSLMDKLPMLGGVNLSQMGNAQNAAEKQFKQMEAIINSMTPGERRDPEVISGSRKRRIAMGSGTQVQDVGRLIKQHKQMQKMMKKVTAKGGMAKMMRGMGSMFPGGMPKM is encoded by the coding sequence ATGTTCGAAAACCTTACAGATCGCCTCTCGCAAACGCTGCGCCACGTCACCGGCAAGGCCAAGCTGACCGAGGACAACATCAAGGACACGCTCCGCGAAGTGCGGATGGCCCTGCTGGAGGCCGACGTGGCCCTGCCGGTGGTCAAGGACTTCGTCGCCAAGATCAAGGATCGCGCGGTCGGCACCGAGGTTTCCAAGAGCCTGACCCCGGGCCAGGCCTTCGTGAAGATCGTCCAGGCCGAACTGGTCGAGCTGATGGGCGCGGCCAACGAGGATCTCGACCTCAACGCCGCTCCGCCAGCGGTCATCCTGATGGCCGGCCTGCAGGGCGCGGGCAAGACCACCACTGCCGGCAAGCTGGCGCGCTTCCTTAAAGAGCGCAAGAAGAAGTCCGTGCTGGTGGTTTCCGCCGACGTCTACCGCCCGGCGGCGATCAAGCAGCTGGAAACCCTGGCCAGCGACATCGGCGTGACCTTCTTCCCGTCCGATACCAGCCAGAAGCCCGTGGCCATCGCCGAAGCGGCGATCCGCGAGGCCAAGCTGAAGTTCATCGACGTGGTGATCGTCGACACCGCCGGCCGTCTGCACATCGACGCCGACATGATGGACGAGATCAAGCAGGTCCACGCGGCGATCAAGCCAGTGGAAACCCTGTTCGTGGTCGACGCCATGACCGGCCAGGACGCCGCCAACACCGCCAAGGCCTTCAACGACGCGCTGCCGCTGACTGGCGTGGTGCTGACCAAGGTCGATGGCGACGCCCGTGGCGGTGCCGCGCTGTCCGTACGTGCCATCACTGGCAAGCCGATCAAGTTCCTCGGTATGGGCGAGAAGAGCGAAGCGCTCGATCCGTTCCACCCCGACCGCGTGGCCTCGCGCATCCTCGGCATGGGCGACGTGCTCAGCCTGATCGAGCAGGCCGAGCAGAGCATGGATCGCGAGAAAGCCGAAAAGCTCGCGAAGAAGATCAAGAAGGGCAAGGGCTTCGACCTAGAAGACTTCCGCGATCAGTTGCAACAGATGAAGAACATGGGCGGCCTGGGCAGCCTGATGGACAAACTGCCGATGCTCGGCGGCGTCAACCTGTCGCAGATGGGCAACGCGCAGAACGCGGCGGAGAAGCAGTTCAAGCAGATGGAGGCGATCATTAACTCCATGACCCCCGGCGAGCGCCGCGATCCGGAAGTGATCAGTGGCTCGCGCAAGCGCCGTATCGCCATGGGTTCGGGCACTCAGGTGCAGGATGTCGGCCGTCTCATCAAGCAGCACAAGCAGATGCAGAAGATGATGAAGAAGGTCACCGCCAAGGGCGGCATGGCGAAGATGATGCGCGGCATGGGCAGCATGTTCCCTGGCGGCATGCCCAAGATGTGA
- the rpsP gene encoding 30S ribosomal protein S16, producing the protein MVTIRLARGGSKKRPFYHLTVTNSRNARDGRFVERVGFFNPVATGAEVKFSVNQERLNYWLSQGAQPSERVAQLIKDAAKAA; encoded by the coding sequence ATGGTAACCATTCGTCTGGCTCGTGGCGGCTCCAAGAAGCGCCCGTTCTATCACCTGACCGTGACCAACAGCCGCAACGCTCGCGACGGCCGTTTCGTCGAGCGCGTCGGTTTCTTCAACCCTGTCGCCACTGGTGCCGAAGTCAAGTTCTCGGTCAACCAGGAGCGTCTGAACTACTGGCTGAGCCAAGGCGCTCAACCGTCTGAGCGTGTTGCTCAGCTGATCAAGGACGCCGCCAAGGCTGCCTGA
- the rimM gene encoding ribosome maturation factor RimM (Essential for efficient processing of 16S rRNA), translated as MNTNPAPAEEMVVLGKIVSVHGIRGEVKVYSFTDPLDNLLDYRRWTLKRGNEVRQAELVQGRVQGNVLVAKLKGLDDREIARTFAEFEILVPRSELPVLDDGEFYWSQLEGLKVIDQNGQLFGILDHMLETGANDVMVVKPCAGSLDDRERLLPYTDQCVQAVDLEAGEIRVDWDADF; from the coding sequence ATGAACACGAATCCTGCTCCCGCCGAGGAGATGGTTGTTCTCGGCAAGATCGTATCGGTGCACGGTATTCGTGGTGAGGTGAAGGTGTATTCCTTTACCGATCCGTTGGACAACCTGCTGGACTATCGACGCTGGACGCTCAAGCGTGGCAACGAGGTTCGACAGGCTGAGCTGGTTCAAGGTCGCGTGCAGGGCAATGTCCTGGTCGCGAAGCTGAAGGGACTGGATGATCGCGAGATCGCCCGCACCTTCGCAGAGTTCGAAATCCTGGTCCCGCGCAGCGAGCTGCCGGTGCTGGACGATGGCGAGTTCTACTGGAGCCAGTTGGAAGGTCTCAAGGTGATCGACCAGAACGGGCAACTGTTCGGGATTCTCGACCACATGCTGGAGACCGGCGCCAACGATGTGATGGTAGTCAAGCCCTGCGCAGGCAGCCTGGACGACCGTGAACGCCTGCTCCCGTATACGGATCAGTGCGTACAAGCGGTGGACCTGGAAGCCGGTGAGATTCGGGTGGACTGGGACGCG
- a CDS encoding inner membrane protein YpjD — MQPLLPSLIAAVLYIGTTVYQGASLARRTSPQKPLLLLLGLIALLCQAYSLSQELLTPAGLALDFFNAASLISAAVTALTLLACLRIPVHNLLLFLYPLGALTTLLALLMPHGTIEPINEQPGILAHILLSILAYGLLTIAVVQALLLLVQDHQLKHKHPSGLIRNFPPLQTMESLLFGFLWGGWSLLSLSLISGWLFVDNLFAQHLAHKTILSCFAWVVFGVLLWGRHQLGWRGHKAIRWTLAGFCLLMLAYFGSKLVKEFILHI, encoded by the coding sequence ATGCAACCTCTGCTGCCCAGCCTGATCGCCGCCGTCCTTTATATCGGCACCACCGTCTACCAGGGCGCAAGCCTGGCCCGCCGCACCTCGCCGCAGAAACCGCTGCTCCTCCTGCTGGGCCTCATCGCCCTGCTCTGCCAGGCCTACAGCCTGAGCCAGGAGCTGCTGACGCCCGCGGGCCTGGCGCTGGACTTCTTCAACGCCGCCAGCCTGATCTCCGCCGCGGTCACCGCCCTGACGCTGCTGGCGTGTCTGCGCATCCCGGTGCACAACCTGCTGCTCTTCCTTTATCCGCTCGGCGCGCTGACCACCCTGCTGGCCTTGCTGATGCCCCACGGCACCATCGAGCCGATCAACGAGCAGCCCGGCATCCTCGCCCACATCCTGCTGTCGATCCTGGCCTACGGCCTGCTGACCATCGCCGTGGTCCAGGCGCTGCTCCTGCTGGTGCAGGACCATCAGCTCAAGCACAAGCACCCGTCGGGACTGATCCGCAACTTCCCGCCCCTGCAGACCATGGAAAGCCTGCTGTTCGGCTTCCTCTGGGGCGGCTGGTCGCTGCTCTCGCTGTCGCTGATCTCCGGCTGGCTGTTCGTCGACAACCTGTTCGCCCAGCATCTGGCGCACAAGACCATCCTGTCCTGCTTCGCCTGGGTGGTATTCGGCGTACTGCTGTGGGGTCGCCACCAGCTCGGCTGGCGCGGCCACAAGGCGATCCGCTGGACCCTTGCGGGTTTCTGCCTGCTGATGCTGGCCTACTTCGGCAGCAAGCTGGTCAAGGAATTCATCCTGCACATCTGA